In Deinococcus taeanensis, one DNA window encodes the following:
- a CDS encoding GAF domain-containing protein, translating into MSLPITYLNDVQHPAVLVDHEARVEFMNACALSSWRLHPDAALGQRMEAVLGGRLSPDALARLRGALKTGSAVSFEESGLGAAWPLRVAAYPTGTGMLVTLAQSPLAQAEAHRRALATISLRLASALTLSAAARVLVDELPRTLGGSFAAVVLLEPGGEQLRTVAFHGLPAQTMTGWDAFPLAAPVPLAAAVRSGQSIFVTSREAAAASYPLLLSAENDNCAWASLPLTLEGETFGALGLSFTQERPFDGAEQDFLHAVATIGAQALDRARLLDAERRARERLTFFAQASEALAGSLDLDTTLASVTRLAVPRVADWCAVYLPEGEHLRLLAATHVHGDKLAALRGALDAVAVHQSDPGGAGRVLRTGEPVFVPDVTPAASGALGYSPEQTAQLRALGLRSYMSLPMVARGRTVGVVAFARSDTLRPYSSEDLELAQELARRAGVALDHARLYQEAQAWTTVLERTVGKRTEELAERTEELDARNRALDAFGTLSRDLATETDRVALLRRAQEILLTLLPDGLCGYFEPEEQIWRLRALSGPAPDGGLLAPLLRGLPRGTTPTFDEAFETGNAVYVERFQPNLAEAGRAPLGLVRSMAVLPVGSGASPTGVLVFALFVPHGWSRAERALLDTARHKIRLALQRAEAVRALAERTAELEVVNEELNAFTTTVSHDLRTPVRHILSFSALLRRTLGDAAPPRALTYLGTIEASATHMTQLTDALLTFARTARQPLRRSRVDLNVLVHDAIRDLHLDLTGEAVTWRLSPLPEVQADPTLLRQVLVNLLSNAVKYSAGRSDPTVSVTAQEEGEEVTVTVADNGVGFDPAHVDRLFGVFSRLHRADEFEGVGIGLATVKRIVTRHGGRAWAQGVPGEGATFSFALPAAPRSVSGE; encoded by the coding sequence ATGAGTCTGCCCATCACGTATCTGAATGACGTGCAGCACCCGGCGGTGCTGGTGGATCACGAAGCGCGCGTTGAGTTTATGAACGCCTGCGCGCTGTCCAGCTGGCGATTGCATCCGGACGCCGCGCTGGGTCAGCGCATGGAGGCGGTGCTCGGCGGCCGGCTGTCCCCTGACGCCCTGGCGCGGCTGCGCGGCGCCCTGAAGACGGGCAGCGCCGTGTCGTTTGAGGAGAGTGGCCTGGGCGCCGCGTGGCCGCTGCGCGTCGCGGCTTACCCCACAGGCACGGGGATGCTGGTTACGCTGGCCCAGTCGCCACTGGCGCAGGCTGAAGCGCACCGGCGCGCGCTCGCCACCATCAGCCTGCGCCTCGCCTCGGCCCTGACGTTAAGCGCGGCGGCGCGGGTGCTGGTGGATGAACTGCCCCGCACGCTCGGTGGGTCCTTCGCGGCGGTGGTGCTGCTGGAGCCGGGCGGCGAGCAGCTGCGCACTGTTGCCTTTCACGGCCTGCCGGCGCAGACCATGACGGGGTGGGACGCTTTCCCTCTGGCCGCGCCCGTTCCGCTTGCCGCGGCGGTCCGCAGTGGACAGTCCATCTTTGTCACGTCCCGCGAGGCTGCTGCCGCGAGCTACCCGCTGCTGCTGAGTGCCGAAAATGATAACTGCGCCTGGGCGAGCCTGCCGCTGACGCTGGAAGGAGAGACGTTCGGCGCCCTCGGTCTGAGTTTCACGCAGGAGCGTCCATTCGACGGGGCCGAGCAGGACTTTCTGCACGCGGTGGCCACGATCGGCGCGCAGGCGCTGGACCGCGCCCGTCTGCTGGACGCCGAGCGCCGCGCACGCGAGCGGCTGACCTTCTTCGCGCAGGCCAGTGAGGCCCTCGCCGGGTCACTGGACCTGGACACCACGCTGGCGAGCGTGACGCGGCTGGCGGTGCCACGCGTGGCGGACTGGTGCGCCGTGTACCTGCCGGAAGGTGAACACCTGCGGCTCCTCGCCGCGACGCACGTGCACGGCGACAAACTCGCGGCGCTGCGCGGCGCGCTGGACGCCGTGGCTGTGCATCAGAGCGATCCGGGAGGTGCGGGGCGGGTGCTGCGCACGGGCGAGCCGGTGTTCGTTCCGGATGTGACGCCCGCGGCGAGCGGCGCGCTGGGCTACAGCCCCGAGCAGACCGCGCAGCTGCGCGCGCTGGGGCTCCGTTCGTACATGAGCCTGCCGATGGTCGCGCGCGGCCGGACGGTGGGCGTGGTCGCGTTTGCCCGCTCGGACACACTGCGGCCGTACAGCTCTGAGGATCTGGAGCTTGCGCAGGAACTTGCGCGGCGCGCTGGCGTCGCGCTGGATCACGCGCGGCTGTACCAGGAGGCGCAGGCCTGGACCACTGTGCTGGAGCGGACGGTGGGTAAACGCACCGAGGAGCTCGCCGAGCGCACTGAGGAGCTTGATGCGCGCAACCGCGCACTGGACGCGTTCGGTACGCTCAGCCGGGACCTGGCGACCGAAACGGACCGGGTGGCGCTGCTCCGGCGTGCGCAGGAGATCCTGCTGACGCTCCTGCCGGACGGCCTGTGCGGGTATTTCGAGCCTGAAGAGCAGATCTGGCGCCTGCGGGCCCTGAGCGGCCCGGCGCCGGACGGCGGGCTGCTCGCGCCGCTGCTCCGCGGACTGCCGCGAGGAACCACCCCCACCTTCGACGAGGCCTTCGAGACAGGAAACGCGGTGTACGTCGAGCGGTTCCAGCCGAATCTGGCCGAGGCGGGCCGCGCGCCCCTGGGTCTGGTCCGGTCCATGGCGGTGCTGCCGGTCGGCAGTGGCGCCTCGCCCACCGGGGTGCTGGTGTTTGCGCTGTTCGTGCCTCACGGCTGGTCCCGGGCCGAGCGGGCGCTGCTGGACACCGCGAGGCACAAAATCCGCCTGGCGCTGCAGCGTGCCGAAGCGGTGCGCGCGCTGGCGGAACGCACCGCGGAGCTGGAGGTGGTGAACGAGGAACTGAACGCCTTCACGACCACCGTGTCGCATGACCTCCGCACGCCGGTCCGGCACATCCTGAGTTTCAGCGCGCTGCTGCGGCGCACGCTGGGCGACGCCGCGCCGCCGCGCGCCCTGACGTACCTGGGAACCATCGAAGCATCCGCGACCCACATGACGCAGCTGACCGACGCCCTGCTGACTTTCGCACGCACCGCCCGTCAGCCGCTGCGGCGGTCACGCGTTGACCTGAATGTGCTGGTGCATGACGCCATCCGGGACCTGCATCTTGATCTGACCGGCGAAGCCGTGACGTGGCGGCTCAGCCCGCTGCCGGAGGTGCAGGCGGATCCGACGCTGCTGCGGCAGGTGCTGGTGAACCTGCTGTCGAACGCCGTGAAGTACAGCGCCGGCCGCAGCGACCCCACGGTGTCCGTGACCGCGCAGGAGGAGGGGGAGGAAGTCACGGTGACCGTTGCTGACAATGGCGTGGGTTTCGATCCTGCCCACGTCGACCGGCTGTTCGGGGTGTTTTCCCGGCTGCACCGGGCGGATGAATTTGAGGGGGTCGGCATTGGTCTGGCGACCGTGAAACGGATTGTGACGCGGCACGGCGGGCGGGCCTGGGCGCAGGGGGTTCCCGGCGAGGGAGCCACCTTCTCCTTCGCGCTGCCGGCCGCGCCGCGCTCGGTCTCTGGTGAGTGA
- a CDS encoding acyl-CoA thioesterase, whose translation MRPRLARSAFREFSGISTRWMDNDVYGHVNNVVYYAYFDTVVNSYLIAQGALDIAQGAVIGLVVESGCRYDAPVAFPDRITAGLRVTRVGNSSVRYEIGLFRNDEPDASAAGHFVHVYVDRHTRRPVPLPGPLRAAVEALAEPAAPPDGQISG comes from the coding sequence ATGAGGCCGCGCCTGGCACGCTCGGCCTTCCGTGAGTTCAGCGGCATCTCGACCCGCTGGATGGACAACGACGTCTACGGGCACGTCAACAACGTCGTGTACTACGCCTACTTCGACACCGTCGTCAACAGCTACCTCATCGCCCAGGGCGCGCTCGACATTGCTCAGGGCGCCGTGATCGGCCTTGTCGTGGAGTCCGGGTGCCGCTACGACGCCCCGGTGGCGTTTCCAGACCGGATCACCGCCGGCCTGAGGGTCACCCGGGTGGGCAACAGCAGCGTGCGGTACGAGATCGGCCTGTTCCGCAACGACGAGCCAGACGCCAGCGCCGCGGGGCACTTCGTGCACGTGTATGTCGACCGCCACACCCGCCGGCCCGTGCCCCTGCCCGGACCGCTGCGCGCCGCGGTGGAGGCGCTGGCCGAGCCCGCAGCGCCACCGGACGGTCAGATCTCCGGGTGA
- a CDS encoding hydroxyacid-oxoacid transhydrogenase, with translation MTKQETIFTVEATPVKFGPGAALDAGWELQRLGVRRAFVVIDPRVAALDAAQAVLAAIRSAGTEVVLFDAVRVEPTLSSLEDAARCAQAAGADGFVALGGGSTIDTAKVANLITADGGQIMEYVNPPIGAGRKPAGPLFPLLALPTTSGSGSEATTVAILDLPHLGVKSGISHRSLRPAQAIVDPELSATAPAGVTAAAGLDVVCHAAESFLSRPYHTRPRPERPDDRPPYQGSNPVADVWSAWALETGGRCLRRAVRDPADTDARGEMMLSATMAGVGFGSAGVHIPHACAYPIAGLNHHYRAAGYPQDHPFVPHGFSVIVTAPAAFRFTYDADPARHERVAELLTGRPARGREALPDALRTLMQDVGAPGGLRELGFSETDLPALVEGALKQQRLLAVAPITPQPADLERILRQSMGNG, from the coding sequence ATGACCAAGCAGGAAACCATCTTCACTGTAGAAGCGACCCCCGTGAAGTTCGGCCCCGGCGCGGCGCTTGACGCCGGCTGGGAGCTGCAGCGGCTCGGGGTCCGCCGGGCCTTTGTGGTGATCGACCCCCGCGTCGCCGCACTCGACGCGGCCCAGGCGGTCCTCGCCGCCATCCGCAGCGCAGGCACCGAGGTCGTGCTGTTCGACGCCGTCCGGGTCGAGCCCACCCTGTCGTCCCTCGAAGACGCGGCCCGGTGCGCGCAGGCTGCGGGCGCCGACGGGTTTGTCGCTCTGGGAGGCGGCTCGACCATCGACACGGCGAAGGTGGCCAACCTCATCACGGCTGACGGCGGACAGATCATGGAGTACGTGAACCCACCGATCGGTGCGGGCCGCAAACCCGCCGGGCCGCTGTTTCCGCTGCTGGCCCTGCCCACCACCTCCGGATCAGGGTCCGAAGCCACCACCGTGGCGATCCTGGACCTGCCGCACCTGGGGGTGAAGTCCGGCATTTCCCACCGCTCGCTGCGCCCGGCTCAGGCGATCGTCGACCCGGAGCTGAGCGCCACCGCTCCTGCCGGGGTGACGGCCGCCGCAGGACTGGACGTGGTGTGCCACGCGGCCGAGTCGTTTCTCAGCCGGCCGTATCACACCCGCCCGCGGCCGGAACGGCCGGATGACCGCCCGCCCTACCAGGGCAGCAACCCGGTCGCGGACGTCTGGTCCGCGTGGGCACTGGAAACGGGCGGACGCTGTCTGCGGCGGGCCGTGCGCGACCCGGCAGACACGGACGCCCGCGGCGAGATGATGCTCAGCGCCACGATGGCCGGGGTGGGGTTCGGCTCGGCGGGCGTGCATATTCCCCACGCGTGCGCCTACCCGATCGCCGGCCTGAACCACCACTACCGCGCCGCAGGCTACCCGCAGGACCACCCGTTCGTGCCGCACGGCTTCAGCGTGATCGTCACGGCGCCCGCGGCGTTCCGCTTCACGTACGACGCCGACCCGGCCCGCCACGAACGCGTGGCCGAGCTGCTTACCGGGCGCCCCGCACGCGGCCGCGAGGCGCTCCCGGACGCCCTGCGGACCCTGATGCAGGACGTCGGCGCGCCAGGCGGCCTGCGCGAGCTCGGGTTCAGCGAGACGGACCTCCCGGCCCTGGTGGAAGGCGCGCTGAAACAGCAGCGTCTGCTGGCCGTGGCGCCCATCACGCCGCAGCCAGCTGACCTGGAGCGCATCCTGAGGCAGTCGATGGGGAACGGATGA
- a CDS encoding class I SAM-dependent methyltransferase: MTSPLKVILGAGSQAWDGWLPTQREQLDLTNRASFEDYFGDRRAGAFLCEHVWEHLTLEQGRAAAQLCFDFLKPGGFLRCAVPDANFPDEAYQRIVQIGGPGPADHPAADHKIVYDAHLFRDVFERVGFEVELLEYCDEQGRFHYHEWDVTTGPIYRSLMLDHRNRDGKVGNVSIIVNAMKPK, translated from the coding sequence ATGACGTCACCCCTGAAGGTCATTCTTGGTGCGGGCAGTCAGGCCTGGGATGGTTGGCTGCCCACGCAACGGGAACAACTCGACCTCACCAACCGTGCAAGCTTTGAAGACTATTTCGGTGACCGCCGCGCCGGTGCGTTCCTGTGCGAGCACGTCTGGGAACACCTGACCCTTGAACAGGGCCGAGCGGCCGCCCAGCTGTGCTTTGACTTCCTCAAGCCAGGTGGATTCCTTCGCTGCGCGGTCCCCGACGCGAATTTTCCGGACGAGGCGTATCAACGAATCGTGCAGATCGGCGGACCTGGTCCAGCTGATCACCCGGCCGCGGATCATAAGATCGTGTATGACGCGCACCTCTTCAGGGATGTTTTTGAGCGGGTCGGCTTCGAAGTGGAGCTACTGGAATACTGCGATGAGCAGGGGCGCTTCCACTATCACGAATGGGATGTCACGACAGGGCCAATCTATCGCTCGCTGATGCTCGACCACCGCAACCGTGACGGGAAGGTGGGCAATGTTTCGATCATCGTCAACGCGATGAAACCTAAATAA
- a CDS encoding putative bifunctional diguanylate cyclase/phosphodiesterase, with amino-acid sequence MAFDPVGEQQRLHALNRYEVLDSLPETEFNRITRLVAAQLQVPIAFINFIDESRGWFKAVHGTLVRQQERHMGVCTHTIEQPDVMVIPDFALDSRFQHQDIRFGDIRVQSYIGAPLITPDGHRIGTLSAVDAAPRSFTADQRTLLRDLAAVVIDELELRLAIRNWREADRRSSHAAHHDALTGLPNRAHLLDHAERAAQHARRTKTHVALLMMDLDHFKHVNDSLGHHAGDALLCVVAARLAASVRSGDTVARLGGDEFVMLLGGLDDPLDAALIAQKILEQVRLPVDIEGHRLQPRGSIGIAVYPRDFQAVPDLLRAADIAMYHAKQRGGGQACFHTEQMSVEAAEKLHRHLALEVAAQRGAFELYYQPQVDLHSRQVIGVEALLRWPRPDGTVESPDAFIPLAERSRLILPIGAWVLQEACAQLQHWRHAGRPTWKVAVNVSAEQWNAPDFVRQVVAALDLSGLPPECLVLELTESHVISSPSAARDVLATLNALRVQVALDDFGMGYSNLSQLAQLSFQQLKLDRSLIASMTTDRRYAALVRNSINLARDLDVSVVGEGVESQLHLDLLTAWGCAVGQGFLFGRPAPAAAYRDELDSSESSLDSGEGGQQS; translated from the coding sequence GTGGCCTTCGATCCGGTGGGTGAACAACAGCGGCTGCACGCGCTGAACCGGTACGAGGTCCTGGATTCCCTGCCGGAAACAGAATTTAACCGCATCACCCGGCTCGTCGCCGCGCAGTTGCAGGTGCCCATCGCGTTTATCAACTTCATCGACGAAAGCCGCGGCTGGTTCAAGGCAGTTCACGGCACGCTGGTCCGGCAGCAGGAGCGGCACATGGGGGTCTGCACGCACACGATCGAGCAGCCCGACGTCATGGTCATTCCTGATTTTGCGCTGGACAGCCGCTTCCAGCATCAGGACATCCGTTTCGGCGACATACGCGTCCAGTCGTACATCGGCGCGCCCCTGATCACCCCGGATGGGCACCGCATCGGCACCCTGAGCGCGGTTGATGCCGCGCCGCGTTCGTTCACGGCGGACCAGCGGACCCTTCTGCGTGACCTGGCGGCCGTGGTGATCGACGAGCTTGAACTGCGCCTTGCCATCCGCAACTGGCGTGAAGCGGACCGGCGCAGCTCTCACGCCGCCCACCACGACGCCCTGACCGGCCTGCCCAACCGCGCCCACCTTCTGGATCACGCTGAACGGGCGGCGCAGCACGCCCGCCGGACGAAAACGCACGTGGCGCTGCTGATGATGGACCTGGATCACTTCAAACACGTGAACGACTCCCTGGGCCATCACGCCGGGGACGCGCTGCTGTGCGTGGTGGCCGCGCGGCTGGCCGCGTCTGTTCGCAGTGGGGACACCGTGGCCCGCCTGGGTGGTGATGAGTTCGTGATGCTTCTGGGCGGCCTGGACGACCCGCTGGACGCCGCGCTCATCGCACAGAAGATCCTCGAGCAGGTGCGCCTTCCGGTGGACATCGAAGGTCACCGCCTGCAACCCCGGGGGAGCATCGGGATCGCTGTGTACCCACGTGACTTTCAGGCCGTGCCGGACCTGCTGCGGGCCGCGGACATCGCGATGTACCACGCCAAGCAGCGCGGCGGCGGGCAGGCCTGCTTTCACACGGAGCAGATGAGTGTCGAAGCGGCCGAGAAACTGCACCGTCACCTTGCGCTTGAGGTGGCCGCGCAGCGCGGGGCGTTTGAGCTGTACTACCAGCCGCAGGTGGACCTCCATTCACGGCAGGTGATTGGCGTGGAGGCGCTGCTGCGCTGGCCGAGGCCCGACGGCACGGTCGAGTCCCCGGACGCGTTCATTCCTCTGGCAGAACGGTCACGGCTGATCCTCCCGATCGGGGCGTGGGTCCTGCAGGAGGCCTGCGCGCAGCTTCAACACTGGCGTCACGCGGGCCGGCCAACCTGGAAGGTGGCCGTCAATGTCTCGGCGGAGCAGTGGAACGCTCCTGATTTCGTCCGGCAGGTGGTCGCGGCGCTGGACCTCAGCGGCCTTCCCCCGGAATGCCTGGTGCTGGAGCTCACGGAAAGCCATGTGATCAGCAGTCCATCGGCCGCCCGTGACGTTCTCGCCACCCTGAACGCCCTGCGTGTCCAGGTGGCCCTGGATGATTTCGGGATGGGGTACTCGAACCTGAGCCAGCTGGCGCAGCTGTCGTTTCAGCAGTTGAAACTGGACCGGTCGCTGATCGCCTCCATGACCACCGACCGGCGGTACGCGGCGCTGGTACGCAACAGCATCAACCTGGCGCGCGACCTGGACGTGTCGGTGGTGGGAGAGGGCGTGGAATCCCAGCTGCACCTTGACCTGCTGACCGCGTGGGGCTGCGCCGTGGGGCAGGGGTTCCTGTTCGGCCGGCCAGCCCCGGCGGCCGCCTACCGGGATGAGCTGGACAGCAGTGAGTCATCCCTCGATTCCGGGGAGGGCGGGCAGCAGAGCTGA
- a CDS encoding sialidase family protein, giving the protein MSQQRFFHSGGLTFTLLLMACGGAPPAGPVTALDLGSSTLPVRASMSGGSPFESCTADQVATQPGVNFADTEVEPWLDVNPTNANIMVGTWQQDRWSSGGARSLMTATSVDGGLNWTPHPITGVFLCAGGSWARASDPWVSYGPTGILYHLSLAANSDAIHSAIIAGRSVDDGLTWTNTTVLKQDTTGNGFSDKQSVTADPTDARYAYAVWDRLLTASEHAGPGGFENATGFQGPTWFSRTTDSGLTWEAARIIFDPGRIAQTIGNQIVVLPGVNGGAPTLLNGIDLIYYVKNAKKQRGYNVAVLRSDNRGASWSAPTIISKFAPPDVLDPDRLSNGAPFPVRTGDIIPEFASDPSNANAAYAVWQDSDAAGLSVIKLARSSDRGRTWSAPVQVNQTPAGLGLNGQAFNPNVAVNSDGHGAVTYYDFRKNANDADQSDTRTDFYLAHCHPSAVNQQCAGPGGWSSETRLTPSSFNLQRAAVARGEFLGDYNGLKSSGRDFVSLFAATDSTDASPHSSIFFARFTPDTP; this is encoded by the coding sequence ATGTCTCAGCAACGGTTCTTTCATTCCGGCGGCCTGACGTTCACCCTCCTGCTCATGGCCTGCGGCGGCGCCCCCCCGGCAGGTCCTGTAACGGCGCTTGATCTGGGCAGTTCCACCCTTCCGGTGCGCGCCTCCATGAGCGGCGGCAGCCCCTTTGAGTCCTGCACCGCTGACCAGGTCGCCACGCAACCTGGAGTCAATTTTGCAGACACTGAGGTTGAACCCTGGCTTGACGTCAACCCCACCAACGCCAACATCATGGTTGGCACCTGGCAGCAGGACCGCTGGTCCAGTGGAGGCGCACGCAGCTTGATGACGGCCACCAGCGTTGACGGCGGCCTGAACTGGACGCCCCATCCGATTACCGGCGTGTTCCTGTGCGCCGGCGGCAGCTGGGCGCGCGCTTCGGACCCCTGGGTCAGTTACGGGCCAACCGGCATCCTCTACCACCTCAGCCTGGCCGCGAATTCGGACGCTATCCACTCGGCTATCATTGCCGGCCGTTCCGTGGACGACGGCCTGACCTGGACAAACACCACGGTTCTCAAGCAGGACACCACCGGCAACGGGTTCAGCGACAAGCAGAGCGTCACCGCCGACCCGACCGACGCCCGGTACGCGTACGCCGTGTGGGACCGCCTGCTCACCGCAAGTGAGCACGCCGGGCCCGGGGGGTTCGAGAATGCCACCGGGTTCCAGGGGCCGACCTGGTTCTCCCGCACCACCGACAGCGGCCTCACCTGGGAAGCGGCGCGAATCATTTTCGACCCGGGCCGGATCGCGCAGACCATCGGCAACCAGATCGTGGTGTTGCCCGGCGTGAACGGCGGCGCGCCCACCCTGCTCAACGGCATTGACCTGATCTATTACGTGAAGAACGCCAAAAAGCAGCGGGGCTACAACGTCGCCGTGCTGCGTTCGGACAACCGGGGCGCCAGCTGGTCCGCTCCGACCATCATCAGCAAGTTCGCCCCGCCTGACGTGCTGGACCCGGACCGGCTCAGTAACGGCGCGCCGTTCCCGGTGCGCACCGGGGACATCATCCCGGAGTTCGCCAGCGACCCCAGCAACGCCAACGCAGCGTATGCGGTCTGGCAGGACAGTGACGCCGCGGGGCTCAGCGTCATCAAGCTCGCGCGGTCAAGCGACCGGGGCCGCACCTGGAGTGCGCCGGTGCAGGTCAATCAGACGCCCGCAGGTCTGGGCCTCAACGGGCAGGCGTTCAACCCCAACGTGGCCGTGAACAGTGACGGCCACGGTGCCGTCACCTATTACGATTTCCGGAAGAATGCCAACGACGCAGACCAAAGCGACACGCGCACGGACTTCTATCTGGCCCACTGCCACCCCAGCGCTGTCAACCAGCAGTGTGCTGGCCCAGGCGGGTGGAGCAGCGAGACGCGGCTGACCCCGAGCTCATTTAACCTGCAACGCGCCGCCGTCGCCCGTGGGGAGTTTCTGGGTGACTACAACGGCCTGAAATCCAGCGGCCGGGACTTCGTGTCCTTGTTTGCGGCCACCGACAGCACAGACGCCAGCCCCCACTCCAGCATCTTCTTCGCCCGCTTCACCCCGGACACCCCGTAA
- a CDS encoding PAS domain-containing protein, which produces MISVERLSEGLLQGLVAVDSALQVTFFNERARFLLRKPGLRAGVHLQEMFPGLAEDKMWSEFHRAVNQRVSVEFDVFHPALFRWHEIRVVPDEDGGLVLLFRDVTERQWTIEKDTEHAYLRNLFQEAPVAVYVLRGPQHQFEYCNDFARNLVGGRPLEGLTVREAFPELQGQGYFELLDQVYTTETPFHGREMPAVLTDPATGETRNLVVNFSYIPFRGFDAKVTGILSLTVDVTAYVAGTRTTPV; this is translated from the coding sequence GTGATTTCAGTTGAACGCCTCTCTGAAGGGCTCCTGCAGGGGCTGGTCGCCGTCGACTCGGCCTTGCAGGTCACCTTCTTCAATGAACGTGCCCGGTTTCTGCTGCGTAAACCCGGCCTGCGGGCCGGCGTGCACCTGCAGGAGATGTTTCCAGGGCTCGCTGAGGACAAGATGTGGTCCGAATTCCACCGGGCGGTGAACCAACGGGTGAGTGTCGAGTTCGACGTGTTCCATCCTGCGCTGTTCAGGTGGCATGAAATCCGCGTGGTGCCGGACGAGGACGGCGGCCTGGTGCTGCTGTTCCGTGACGTGACCGAGCGCCAGTGGACCATCGAAAAGGACACCGAACATGCCTATCTGCGCAACCTTTTCCAGGAAGCGCCGGTGGCGGTGTACGTCCTGAGGGGACCTCAGCATCAATTCGAGTACTGCAACGACTTTGCCCGTAACCTCGTCGGTGGTCGTCCTCTCGAGGGCCTCACGGTTCGTGAAGCGTTTCCTGAATTGCAGGGCCAGGGCTACTTCGAGCTGCTGGATCAGGTGTACACGACCGAAACCCCGTTCCATGGTCGGGAGATGCCGGCAGTACTCACGGACCCGGCGACCGGTGAGACCCGGAATCTGGTGGTCAATTTCTCCTACATCCCCTTCCGGGGGTTTGATGCCAAGGTCACCGGGATTCTGTCACTGACGGTCGACGTCACTGCTTATGTTGCTGGCACCCGCACCACGCCCGTCTGA
- a CDS encoding alpha/beta fold hydrolase translates to MTVTHRSFGERAHVTVTGAGPRTLLCAHGFCSHQGIFRHQVDAFQATHQVVTYDLAGFGQSDPELWNAARYATLDGYAAPAWASAGLGFSRTLRLSSAVRAKSPDDNGGGGLQCVIPHPVCRRSPEVASWRKASPGALQSLRAAERTANKQPDLHVRTVASGACR, encoded by the coding sequence ATGACCGTCACTCACCGTAGCTTCGGCGAACGCGCCCACGTCACGGTGACCGGGGCCGGGCCGCGGACCCTGCTGTGCGCGCACGGCTTCTGCTCCCACCAGGGCATCTTCCGTCATCAGGTCGACGCCTTTCAGGCCACGCACCAGGTCGTGACGTACGACCTCGCGGGCTTCGGTCAGTCGGATCCTGAGCTGTGGAACGCAGCACGATACGCCACCCTCGACGGCTACGCCGCCCCCGCCTGGGCAAGTGCAGGCCTCGGATTCTCACGAACGTTGCGTCTTTCGTCAGCTGTGCGGGCAAAGTCCCCGGACGATAACGGTGGGGGCGGCCTGCAGTGCGTCATACCTCACCCGGTGTGCCGCAGGAGCCCGGAAGTCGCTTCATGGCGGAAAGCCTCACCAGGGGCCTTGCAATCACTGAGGGCTGCGGAGCGCACCGCGAACAAGCAGCCAGATCTGCATGTCCGGACTGTGGCGTCCGGCGCCTGTAGGTAA